From the genome of Lotus japonicus ecotype B-129 chromosome 6, LjGifu_v1.2, one region includes:
- the LOC130724418 gene encoding chitinase-like protein 2, whose amino-acid sequence MKMNPKWVFLLSFAAMLVIGNGQSKVEPLVKKVKGKKLCDKGWECKGWSVYCCNETITDFFETYQFENLFSKRNAPVAHAVGFWDYKSFISAAALYQPLGFGTSGGKHGGQKELAAFLGHVGSKTSCGYGVATGGPFAWGLCYNKELSPDQFYCDDYYKLTYPCSPGAAYYGRGAIPIYWNYNYGKTGEALKVDLLNHPEYIEQNATLAFQAAIWKWMTPPEKHLPSAHDVFVGNWKPTKNDTLSKRVPGFGATINVLYGDQLCGQGSDNEGMNNIISHYLYYLDLMGVGREEAGPNEVLSCAEQEAFKPSGSPFSSTT is encoded by the exons atgaagatgaatcccAAATGGGTTTTTCTTTTGAGTTTTGCAGCAATGTTAGTAATTGGGAATGGTCAATCAAAAGTGGAGCCACTGGTAAAGAAAGTGAAGGGGAAGAAGCTATGTGACAAAGGGTGGGAATGTAAAGGATGGTCAGTTTATTGCTGCAATGAGACTATTACTGATTTCTTTGAGACCTACCAGTTTGAGAACCTCTTCTCAAAAAGGAATGCACCAGTGGCACATGCTGTTGGGTTCTGGGACTACAAATCTTTCATCTCTGCTGCAGCACTTTACCAGCCTCTAGGATTTGGAACCTCTGGAGGAAAGCACGGTGGACAAAAGGAGCTTGCAGCTTTCCTTGGTCATGTGGGTAGCAAGACCTCTT GTGGTTATGGGGTAGCTACTGGAGGACCCTTTGCCTGGGGCTTATGCTACAATAAGGAATTGAGTCCTGATCAATTCTACTGTGATGACTATTACAAGTTAACCTATCCATGCTCCCCTGGCGCAGCATATTATGGTCGTGGTGCCATACCAATTTACTG GAACTACAACTATGGAAAGACTGGGGAGGCCTTGAAGGTGGATCTATTGAACCATCCAGAATACATAGAACAGAATGCTACCCTGGCCTTCCAAGCTGCAATCTGGAAGTGGATGACCCCACCAGAGAAGCACCTTCCTTCAGCACATGATGTATTTGTTGGAAACTGGAAACCCACCAAGAATGACACACTGTCCAAGAGGGTTCCTGGGTTTGGTGCCACCATCAATGTGCTGTATGGGGATCAATTGTGTGGTCAGGGATCTGATAATGAGGGCATGAACAACATCATCTCACACTATCTCTACTACCTTGATCTCATGGGTGTTGGCAGAGAAGAGGCAGGGCCTAATGAAGTGCTCTCTTGTGCTGAGCAAGAGGCTTTTAAGCCCTCTGGATCACCATTTTCTTCAACAACTTGA
- the LOC130725846 gene encoding acetate--CoA ligase CCL3-like has protein sequence MVVARDIDDFPKNDANYTSLTPLWFLERAALVHPTRPSVVHGSRRYTWQQTYHHCRRFASALSNRSIGPGNTVAVIAPNVPALYEAHFGIPMAGAVLNTVNIRLNASTIAFLLGHSSAAVVIVDQEFFSLAEEALKILSEKSKSFKPPILIVIGDENCDPKALRDALDKGAIEYEKFLESGDPEYAWKPPEDEWQSIALGYTSGTTASPKGVVLHHRGAYLMALSGALIWGMNEGAIYLWTLPMFHCNGWCYPWTLAALCGTNICLRQVTAKAVYAAISQYKVTHFCAAPVVLNSIANASPEEAILPLPHVVNVNTAGAAPPPSVIAAMSKLGFRVTHTYGLSETYGPSTVCAWKPEWETLPPEQQAKLNARQGVRYIGLEGLEVMNTKTMQPVPSDGATVGEIVMRGNLVMKGYLKNPKANEESFANGWYHSGDLAVKHPDGYIEIKDRSKDIIISGAENISSVEIENALYSHPAILEAAVVARPDEKWGESPCAFVTLKQGVDSSNEKRLAEDVIKFCRSKMPAYWVPKSIVFGPLPKTATGKTQKHLLRAKAKEMGPVGVSKL, from the exons ATGGTGGTGGCTCGCGACATAGACGATTTTCCCAAGAACGATGCCAACTACACTTCCTTAACACCGCTCTGGTTCCTGGAAAGAGCTGCTCTGGTGCACCCCACCAGACCATCGGTGGTGCATGGATCACGCCGCTACACGTGGCAACAGACTTACCACCATTGCCGTCGTTTCGCCTCCGCTCTTTCTAACCGTTCCATCGGTCCCGGCAACACT GTAGCTGTTATTGCACCTAATGTTCCAGCCCTCTATGAAGCTCATTTTGGAATTCCAATGGCAGGAGCTGTGCTGAACACTGTTAATATTCGGTTAAATGCATCAACAATAGCATTTCTTCTTGGTCATTCATCAGCAGCAGTGGTGATTGTGGATCAAGAGTTCTTTTCCTTGGCAGAAGAGGCTTTGAAAATCTTGTCTGAGAAAAGCAAAAGCTTCAAACCTCCAATTTTAATTGTCATTGGTGACGAAAACTGCGACCCTAAGGCGCTCAGAGATGCTTTGGACAAAGGAGCCATTGAATATGAGAAGTTTCTTGAGAGTGGCGATCCTGAATATGCGTGGAAACCTCCCGAGGATGAGTGGCAGAGCATTGCTTTGGGTTACACATCTGGTACAACTGCTAGTCCTAAAGGTGTGGTATTACACCACCGAGGGGCATATCTTATGGCTCTAAGTGGAGCTCTAATTTGGGGGATGAATGAAGGTGCTATATACCTGTGGACACTACCCATGTTTCATTGCAATGGCTGGTGTTATCCTTGGACACTTGCAGCTCTTTGTGGGACAAACATCTGTCTCCGGCAG GTAACAGCTAAGGCAGTATATGCAGCCATTTCCCAGTACAAAGTGACTCATTTTTGTGCAGCACCAGTGGTGCTTAATTCAATAGCCAATGCCTCTCCTGAGGAAGCTATCCTTCCTCTACCTCATGTTGTAAACGTTAATACAGCCGGGGCAGCTCCTCCTCCATCTGTGATTGCCGCCATGTCAAAACTAGGATTTCGCGTAACTCACACTTACGGTCTCTCAGAAACTTATGGCCCCTCCACGGTATGTGCCTGGAAGCCAGAGTGGGAGACACTCCCTCCTGAACAGCAAGCTAAGCTCAATGCAAGGCAAGGGGTGCGGTACATTGGCTTGGAAGGCCTAGAGGTTATGAACACAAAAACTATGCAACCCGTCCCGTCTGATGGTGCTACCGTTGGTGAAATCGTGATGCGGGGTAATCTCGTGATGAAAGGATACTTAAAGAACCCTAAAGCTAATGAGGAAAGTTTTGCAAATGGATGGTATCATTCTGGTGATCTTGCTGTGAAGCACCCTGATGGGTATATAGAGATTAAAGACAGGTCAAAGGACATCATCATCTCTGGTGCTGAGAATATCAGCAGTGTTGAAATAGAGAATGCTCTGTACTCTCATCCTGCAATACTGGAAGCTGCAGTGGTTGCTAGGCCAGATGAGAAATGGGGTGAGTCTCCCTGTGCTTTTGTGACACTGAAGCAGGGAGTGGATAGTAGTAATGAGAAGCGTCTGGCTGAAGATGTAATTAAGTTCTGCAGGTCCAAAATGCCTGCTTATTGGGTCCCAAAATCAATTGTGTTTGGACCGTTGCCAAAGACTGCTACTGGGAAAACGCAGAAGCATTTGCTCAGGGCCAAGGCAAAAGAGATGGGGCCTGTCGGGGTGAGCAAGTTGTAA